In Campylobacter concisus, a single genomic region encodes these proteins:
- a CDS encoding triose-phosphate isomerase, which yields MRFLANLKCNHTRASFAKYAEILDANLSANDDVTVFPPFSALDGAAHKFKLGAQNFYPCESGAHTGEIGKAMLDEFGVKSVLIGHSERRELGESEELLRAKFDFAVKAGWQIVYCIGENLSVNEAGGTKEFLAEQLKNIDLG from the coding sequence GTGAGGTTTTTAGCAAATTTGAAGTGCAATCACACGAGAGCTAGCTTTGCTAAATACGCTGAAATTTTAGACGCAAATTTAAGCGCAAACGACGACGTGACGGTATTCCCCCCGTTTAGCGCGCTTGATGGCGCGGCTCATAAATTTAAACTCGGCGCGCAAAATTTCTACCCATGCGAAAGCGGCGCTCACACCGGAGAGATCGGTAAGGCGATGCTGGACGAGTTTGGCGTAAAAAGCGTGCTGATCGGGCACTCCGAACGACGCGAGCTTGGCGAGAGCGAGGAGCTTTTGCGAGCTAAATTTGATTTTGCCGTAAAGGCGGGCTGGCAGATCGTCTACTGCATTGGCGAAAATTTGAGCGTGAACGAAGCTGGCGGCACGAAGGAGTTTTTGGCGGAACAGCTAAAAAATATCGACCTTGG
- a CDS encoding phosphoglycerate kinase: protein MSEILSINDLELNGAKVFVRCDFNVPMDEFLNITDDRRIRSAIPTIRYCLDNGCSVVLASHLGRPKNGFEEKFSLRGVAKRLSRLLDRDVIFAEDVVGADAKAKVAALKPGEILLLENLRFEKGETKNDEALAKELSEFGEFYINDAFGVCHRAHSSVEAITKFYDEKHKAAGFLLQKEINFAQNLIKHPARPFVAVVGGSKVSGKLQALHNLLPRVDKLIIGGGMAFTFLKSLGENIGNSLLEEDLIDDAREILRKGRELGVKIYLPVDVVAAQTFSAESAVKYVPAQEIPNGWMGLDIGPASIRLFKEVIADAQTIWWNGPMGVFEMDKFSKGSIKMSHAIIDTHATTVVGGGDTADVVERAGDADEMTFISTGGGASLELIEGKELPGIKPLRKAAE, encoded by the coding sequence ATGAGTGAAATTTTATCGATCAACGACCTTGAACTTAACGGCGCGAAGGTATTTGTTAGGTGCGATTTTAACGTGCCGATGGACGAGTTTTTAAACATCACCGACGACCGCCGTATCCGCTCGGCGATACCAACTATCCGCTACTGCCTAGATAACGGTTGCAGCGTGGTTTTGGCTAGCCACCTAGGACGCCCTAAAAACGGCTTTGAGGAGAAATTTTCGCTGCGAGGTGTGGCAAAGAGGCTTTCAAGGTTGCTTGATAGAGACGTGATATTTGCCGAGGACGTCGTCGGCGCGGACGCCAAAGCCAAAGTCGCCGCGCTAAAACCGGGCGAAATTTTACTTCTTGAAAATTTACGCTTTGAAAAGGGTGAAACCAAAAACGACGAGGCTTTGGCAAAGGAGCTTTCTGAATTTGGAGAATTTTACATAAACGATGCGTTTGGCGTCTGCCACAGAGCGCACAGTTCAGTCGAGGCGATTACTAAATTTTACGACGAGAAGCACAAGGCGGCGGGATTTTTGCTACAAAAAGAGATAAATTTCGCTCAAAATCTCATCAAACACCCCGCGCGCCCGTTCGTAGCGGTCGTGGGCGGCAGTAAGGTTAGCGGCAAGCTGCAAGCCCTGCATAACCTGCTTCCGCGCGTGGATAAGCTGATAATCGGCGGCGGCATGGCATTTACATTTTTAAAATCGCTCGGCGAAAATATCGGAAATTCGCTGCTCGAAGAAGATCTTATCGACGATGCGCGCGAAATTTTACGCAAGGGCAGGGAGCTTGGCGTTAAAATTTACCTGCCCGTAGACGTCGTCGCAGCCCAGACCTTTTCGGCCGAAAGCGCCGTAAAATACGTCCCAGCTCAAGAGATCCCAAATGGCTGGATGGGGCTAGATATCGGACCAGCGTCGATTAGGCTCTTTAAAGAGGTCATCGCCGACGCGCAAACCATCTGGTGGAATGGGCCGATGGGCGTTTTTGAGATGGATAAATTTAGTAAAGGCAGCATCAAAATGAGCCACGCCATCATCGACACTCACGCGACTACGGTCGTTGGCGGCGGCGATACGGCCGACGTCGTCGAGCGCGCGGGAGATGCTGATGAGATGACCTTTATCTCCACGGGCGGAGGTGCTAGCTTGGAGCTTATCGAGGGCAAGGAGCTACCTGGCATAAAACCGCTTAGAAAGGCTGCGGAGTGA
- the gap gene encoding type I glyceraldehyde-3-phosphate dehydrogenase: MSVKVAINGFGRIGRCAARIILERNDVELVAINDTATRDMTRYLLKYDSVHGEFKQDVKVISDDFIEVNGKKIRVFSTRDLNELSYADYGVDVVLECTGKFLTTEKCEPYLARGIKKVVMSAPAKDDTATFVVGVNDDKYAGEAIVSNASCTTNGLAPVAKVLNDKFGIVKGLMTTIHAYTNGQSLVDVKAKDFRRSRAAALNIGPTTTGAAKAIAKVLPELNGKMHGQSVRVPVANVSMVDLTAVLKRPASKEEINEAFRAAAESNLKGILFVDDDYRVSSDFCTSAYSSIVASDTTQVIADDMVKVFAWYDNEWGYSTRLVDLAKIVATK, from the coding sequence ATGTCAGTTAAAGTAGCAATAAACGGCTTCGGGCGTATCGGCAGGTGCGCTGCTCGTATTATTTTAGAGCGAAACGACGTTGAGCTTGTCGCTATCAACGACACGGCGACGCGCGACATGACGCGCTATCTGCTCAAATACGACAGCGTGCACGGCGAATTTAAGCAAGACGTTAAGGTGATAAGCGACGATTTTATAGAAGTAAACGGCAAAAAGATAAGAGTTTTTTCAACAAGAGATCTAAACGAGCTTAGCTACGCAGACTACGGCGTGGACGTGGTTTTGGAGTGTACTGGCAAGTTTTTGACCACTGAAAAATGCGAACCGTATCTAGCTCGCGGCATCAAAAAAGTCGTCATGAGCGCTCCTGCAAAAGATGACACGGCGACGTTTGTAGTGGGCGTAAACGACGATAAATACGCAGGCGAAGCGATCGTTTCAAACGCAAGCTGCACCACAAACGGCCTAGCGCCTGTCGCAAAGGTGCTAAACGATAAATTCGGCATCGTAAAAGGGCTCATGACTACGATCCATGCCTACACCAACGGACAGAGCCTAGTAGACGTGAAGGCCAAAGACTTCCGCCGCTCGCGCGCTGCAGCTCTAAATATCGGGCCTACGACCACCGGAGCTGCAAAAGCGATCGCTAAAGTACTTCCCGAACTAAACGGCAAGATGCACGGACAAAGCGTGCGTGTACCGGTCGCTAACGTCTCTATGGTCGATCTAACGGCGGTTTTAAAAAGACCGGCTAGCAAAGAGGAGATAAATGAGGCGTTTAGAGCGGCTGCTGAGTCAAATTTAAAGGGAATTTTATTCGTCGATGACGATTATAGAGTAAGCAGTGACTTTTGTACGAGCGCATACAGCAGCATCGTAGCCAGCGACACGACGCAGGTCATCGCTGATGATATGGTGAAGGTCTTTGCGTGGTACGACAATGAGTGGGGCTACTCGACAAGGCTTGTGGACCTAGCTAAGATCGTGGCTACGAAGTAA
- the nadD gene encoding nicotinate (nicotinamide) nucleotide adenylyltransferase → MKLALFGGSFDPVHLGHDSIVKMALSGLDIDKLIIMPTFISPFKSEFSAPPELRLKWIREIWGDLEKVEISDYEINLARPVPTIETVKYLYEKFKIEKFYLIIGADHLATLDKWHGYEELKSLVQFVIAKRNHIEIPQNLQKMDVHVDVSSSQIRHQKGLDELPSEIKDEVINFYQGLKMQERSMQERTESIVKVLDAKKAEEIQVFDMSEDDYFVKAVVIATTLGERHAYSLSEDLKEELKPLGEKFIGTESSPDWIVMDLGDILVHLLSPAYRAKYNIEEFLQKLKTSKES, encoded by the coding sequence ATGAAGTTAGCACTTTTTGGCGGGAGCTTTGATCCGGTTCATTTAGGACACGATAGCATTGTGAAAATGGCACTAAGTGGCCTAGATATCGACAAGCTCATCATCATGCCAACTTTTATAAGCCCCTTTAAGAGCGAATTTTCAGCTCCGCCAGAGCTTCGCCTAAAGTGGATAAGAGAAATTTGGGGCGACCTAGAGAAGGTCGAGATTTCTGACTATGAGATAAATTTAGCTCGCCCAGTGCCTACCATAGAGACGGTTAAGTATTTGTATGAGAAATTCAAGATAGAAAAATTTTATCTCATAATAGGCGCTGACCACCTAGCCACACTTGATAAATGGCACGGGTACGAGGAGCTAAAAAGCTTAGTGCAGTTTGTGATCGCCAAGCGCAATCACATAGAAATTCCACAAAATTTACAAAAAATGGACGTGCACGTGGATGTTAGCTCGTCACAGATCAGGCACCAAAAGGGGCTTGATGAGCTACCTAGCGAGATAAAAGATGAAGTTATAAATTTTTACCAAGGATTAAAAATGCAAGAGAGATCGATGCAAGAGCGCACCGAAAGTATAGTTAAGGTTTTAGACGCAAAAAAGGCTGAAGAGATACAAGTGTTTGATATGAGTGAAGATGATTATTTCGTAAAAGCCGTAGTTATCGCTACAACGCTTGGCGAGAGACACGCTTACTCGCTGAGCGAGGATCTAAAAGAGGAGCTTAAACCTCTTGGAGAAAAATTTATAGGCACTGAGAGCTCGCCTGATTGGATCGTGATGGACCTTGGCGACATCTTAGTACATCTTTTAAGCCCGGCATACAGAGCAAAATACAACATCGAAGAGTTTTTACAAAAGCTAAAAACTAGCAAAGAGTCTTAA
- a CDS encoding YeiH family protein: MSHKFLAVLVLALICGVSFALSNTILAKFHTSPLIISIILGAIFANLFTKQTQILKSSGVVAIAGKQILRLGIILFGFNISLSEIASVGTLGVIYAAFMVFATFCFALFTAKALGLSKDSAVLIGSGASICGAAAVMATQNEIKADANKLAIAICTVVLFGTIGMFIYPFIAKFLALTPHQTGFFIGGSLHEVAHVVAASAAFDSTASSTAVIIKMLRVIMLVPFLFLLNFLNLSQNSGGSKLKSIPWFALFFLVAICVRSLPFFPENLVQILKLAASICLCVAMCALGFGIDRSIFKATGKKPFLLAFFIFLWLICSSLLFVKTLC, translated from the coding sequence ATGTCTCATAAATTTCTTGCTGTGCTTGTTTTAGCGCTGATTTGCGGCGTTTCTTTTGCGCTCTCAAACACGATTTTAGCTAAATTTCACACCAGCCCGCTCATTATCTCTATCATTTTAGGCGCCATTTTTGCAAATCTTTTCACCAAACAGACACAAATTTTAAAATCTAGTGGCGTCGTAGCGATCGCTGGGAAGCAAATTTTAAGGCTAGGCATCATACTTTTTGGCTTTAACATAAGCCTTAGCGAGATCGCAAGTGTCGGCACTCTTGGCGTGATATATGCAGCTTTTATGGTCTTTGCGACCTTTTGTTTTGCACTTTTTACCGCTAAGGCTTTGGGGCTTAGCAAAGATAGTGCCGTGCTCATTGGCTCAGGGGCAAGCATATGCGGCGCAGCTGCTGTTATGGCTACTCAAAATGAGATAAAAGCAGACGCAAACAAGCTTGCTATCGCCATTTGCACGGTGGTGCTCTTTGGGACGATTGGTATGTTTATCTATCCATTTATCGCTAAATTTCTAGCTCTCACGCCACACCAAACCGGCTTTTTTATCGGTGGCTCACTTCATGAGGTAGCCCATGTAGTCGCAGCCTCAGCAGCATTTGATAGCACAGCAAGCAGCACCGCCGTCATCATAAAAATGCTTCGTGTCATCATGCTAGTACCATTTTTGTTTTTGCTAAATTTCTTAAATTTAAGCCAAAATAGTGGTGGCTCAAAGCTAAAGAGCATACCATGGTTTGCGCTATTTTTCTTAGTGGCGATCTGCGTTAGGTCTTTGCCATTTTTCCCTGAAAATTTGGTGCAAATTTTAAAGCTAGCAGCTAGCATCTGCCTTTGTGTTGCGATGTGTGCTTTGGGATTTGGGATAGATAGGAGTATATTTAAAGCGACGGGCAAAAAGCCATTTTTGCTAGCATTTTTTATATTTTTATGGCTTATTTGCTCTTCGCTTCTTTTTGTTAAGACTCTTTGCTAG
- a CDS encoding sugar transferase, translating to MIILGEKYTFTKLELEKLRKKFGQVNFLSHENSDAKALRSALENLIKSGNQRLIVLNTAKPVDGKLVRFLTLLQFKTKYKKIKFLNVENFLEIYLHKCYIPENGENLNFLDEIRPYGAFDYALKRMIDYASCLILFILLFGLKFYVKRKIDKQSPGSLYFLQSRVGLDNKEFECIKFRSMMEDAEKDGAKFASENDERVFEFGEFMRKTRIDEVPQCINVFRGQMHLIGPRPERRHWINFFEKEIPYYNERHIVRPGITGWAQVNYPYGSNTHDAKQKLMYDLYYIKHWSLWLEIKIIVKTIAIVFEKKGI from the coding sequence ATGATCATCCTTGGCGAAAAATATACTTTCACCAAACTCGAGCTAGAAAAGCTTAGAAAGAAATTTGGTCAAGTAAATTTTTTATCCCATGAAAATAGCGACGCAAAAGCCTTGCGAAGTGCACTAGAAAATCTTATAAAATCAGGTAATCAAAGGCTGATCGTACTAAATACCGCAAAGCCGGTTGATGGCAAACTGGTGAGATTTCTCACGCTTTTGCAGTTTAAAACGAAGTATAAAAAAATAAAATTTCTAAACGTAGAGAATTTTTTAGAAATTTATCTACACAAATGTTATATCCCAGAAAATGGCGAAAACCTTAATTTTTTAGATGAAATAAGGCCTTATGGTGCTTTTGATTACGCACTCAAGCGAATGATCGATTATGCAAGCTGCTTAATACTTTTTATCTTACTTTTTGGTCTAAAATTTTATGTAAAGAGAAAGATAGACAAGCAATCACCTGGAAGCCTTTACTTTTTACAAAGTAGGGTTGGGCTGGACAACAAGGAATTTGAGTGCATAAAATTTCGCTCGATGATGGAAGATGCCGAGAAAGATGGGGCAAAATTTGCTAGCGAAAATGATGAGAGAGTATTTGAGTTTGGCGAATTTATGCGAAAAACTCGTATAGACGAGGTGCCACAGTGCATAAATGTCTTTCGAGGGCAAATGCATCTAATAGGGCCAAGACCTGAGCGAAGGCACTGGATAAATTTCTTTGAAAAAGAGATCCCTTACTACAATGAACGCCACATCGTCCGCCCAGGGATTACCGGCTGGGCACAGGTAAACTACCCTTATGGCTCGAATACACACGACGCCAAACAAAAACTAATGTATGATCTTTACTACATCAAACACTGGTCGCTTTGGCTGGAGATAAAGATCATAGTAAAAACCATTGCGATTGTATTTGAGAAAAAAGGTATTTAA
- the argS gene encoding arginine--tRNA ligase, which translates to MKNKIKAEISKVLEREFVLEKPKDKNLAHYATPLFSLAKELKKSPAMIASEFADKFSDSKIVEASAVNGYLNFKLKSEFLDEISKQILLDSENFAKEDVKKDSYLIEYISANPTGPLHIGHVRGAVYGDTLARLGKRLGYAISTEYYINDAGNQIDLLGTSISLAAKEQLFNESVVYPEKYYRGDYILDIAKLANEKFGKEIFYDESRNLELAEFGKDIVLDIIKKDLADVGIFIESWASEKALYDGLEPTINKLKRSNQMYEKEGATYIASTTLGDDNDRVVIRNDGRPTYLAGDIIYHNAKFEKNFDHYINIWGADHHGYIARLKAAINFLGYDESKLEVILMQMVSLLKDGKPYKMSKRAGNAVLMSDIASEIGAEALRFIFISKANTSSLEFDVDELKKEDSSNPIFYINYAHARINQVFAKAGKNVQDIINADFECLDENAKNLLFEALVLPEILGDAFISRQLQKIPDYLKSLAASFHKFYNENRVVGNENEDSLLKIFAVVAISIKTAFNIMGITAKDRM; encoded by the coding sequence TTGAAAAATAAAATAAAAGCTGAAATTTCAAAGGTTTTAGAGCGTGAATTTGTGCTTGAAAAGCCAAAGGATAAAAATTTAGCCCACTATGCAACGCCACTTTTTAGCCTAGCAAAGGAGTTAAAAAAGTCACCAGCCATGATAGCTAGCGAGTTTGCTGATAAATTTAGTGATAGCAAAATAGTTGAAGCTAGTGCGGTAAATGGATATTTAAATTTCAAACTAAAAAGCGAGTTTTTAGATGAAATTTCGAAGCAAATTTTGCTAGATAGCGAAAATTTTGCAAAAGAAGATGTGAAAAAAGATAGCTATTTAATAGAATACATTAGCGCAAATCCAACTGGACCGCTTCACATCGGACACGTTAGAGGCGCAGTTTATGGCGATACTTTGGCAAGACTTGGCAAAAGACTTGGCTACGCTATCTCAACAGAATACTACATAAACGACGCTGGTAATCAAATTGACCTACTTGGCACTTCGATATCGCTTGCGGCAAAAGAACAGCTTTTTAACGAAAGCGTCGTCTATCCAGAGAAATACTACCGAGGCGATTATATTTTAGATATTGCTAAGCTTGCAAATGAGAAATTTGGCAAGGAAATTTTTTATGATGAGAGTAGAAACCTCGAGCTTGCCGAGTTTGGCAAGGATATAGTACTTGATATCATCAAAAAAGATTTGGCGGACGTTGGGATATTTATAGAGAGCTGGGCTAGTGAAAAGGCTCTTTATGACGGCCTAGAGCCAACTATAAACAAGCTAAAACGTTCAAATCAAATGTACGAAAAAGAGGGCGCTACTTATATCGCTTCAACCACGCTTGGCGATGATAACGATAGGGTTGTGATTAGAAATGATGGTAGACCGACATATTTAGCTGGCGATATCATCTATCATAACGCTAAATTTGAGAAAAATTTCGACCACTACATAAATATTTGGGGTGCAGACCACCATGGATATATCGCAAGGCTAAAGGCTGCGATAAATTTCCTTGGATACGATGAAAGCAAGCTTGAAGTGATACTTATGCAGATGGTTAGCCTGCTAAAAGATGGCAAGCCATACAAGATGAGCAAGCGCGCTGGTAATGCCGTGCTAATGAGCGATATCGCAAGCGAGATCGGTGCTGAGGCACTTAGATTTATCTTTATAAGCAAGGCAAATACGAGTAGTTTGGAATTTGACGTAGATGAGCTTAAAAAAGAGGATAGCTCAAATCCTATCTTTTATATAAACTATGCTCATGCTAGGATAAATCAAGTCTTTGCAAAGGCTGGGAAAAATGTTCAAGATATAATCAATGCTGACTTTGAATGTCTAGATGAAAATGCGAAAAATTTACTTTTTGAGGCACTAGTCTTACCTGAAATTTTAGGGGACGCTTTTATCTCAAGGCAGCTTCAAAAGATCCCAGATTATCTGAAGTCACTAGCTGCTAGTTTTCATAAATTTTATAACGAAAACCGTGTGGTTGGAAATGAAAACGAAGATAGCTTACTAAAAATATTTGCAGTTGTCGCTATCTCGATAAAAACAGCATTTAATATAATGGGAATTACAGCTAAAGATAGGATGTAG
- the tatA gene encoding twin-arginine translocase TatA/TatE family subunit codes for MGSFSIGHWLVVLAIIVLLFGAKKIPELAKGLGKGIKTFKAEMEDTTPEKSEKVEHKEENANSQKIEETTKNA; via the coding sequence ATGGGTTCTTTTAGTATTGGTCACTGGCTAGTTGTTTTAGCGATTATTGTTTTACTTTTTGGAGCAAAGAAGATCCCAGAACTTGCAAAAGGACTAGGCAAAGGCATAAAGACTTTTAAGGCTGAGATGGAAGATACAACACCTGAAAAAAGTGAGAAAGTCGAGCATAAAGAAGAGAATGCCAATAGTCAAAAAATAGAAGAAACAACTAAAAACGCATAG
- the gmk gene encoding guanylate kinase, whose translation MQGQILVVSGPSGSGKSTLLGRILKEEKDLYFSISSTTRAKREGEVDGVDYYFIKEDEFKSGIEKGEFLEWAQVHKNYYGTSLKPVLAALEAGKIVIFDIDVQGFHIALEKFRSYITSVFITTANKKELKKRLKNRGTDSDETIENRLMNAVGEMEHILEYDYFLVNDDIEKSYKGLKSILRAMRLKSTKIDLRRVIDEWIDC comes from the coding sequence TTGCAAGGACAAATTTTAGTAGTTTCTGGACCTAGTGGAAGTGGGAAAAGTACGCTTTTGGGCCGTATTTTAAAGGAAGAGAAGGATCTTTATTTTTCTATTTCAAGCACGACAAGGGCAAAAAGAGAAGGTGAAGTCGATGGAGTGGATTATTATTTTATAAAAGAAGATGAGTTTAAAAGCGGCATAGAAAAGGGCGAATTTTTAGAATGGGCGCAGGTGCATAAAAACTATTATGGAACGAGTCTAAAGCCTGTTTTGGCAGCACTTGAGGCTGGGAAGATAGTTATATTTGATATCGACGTACAAGGCTTTCACATCGCACTTGAAAAATTTAGAAGCTACATAACTTCAGTTTTTATCACAACTGCAAATAAAAAAGAGCTTAAAAAACGCTTGAAAAACCGCGGAACTGATAGCGACGAAACGATAGAAAATCGCCTAATGAACGCAGTTGGCGAGATGGAGCACATCTTAGAATATGATTATTTTTTGGTAAATGATGACATTGAAAAGAGTTATAAAGGCCTAAAATCAATTCTTAGAGCGATGAGGTTAAAAAGCACGAAAATAGATCTAAGACGCGTTATTGATGAGTGGATAGATTGCTAG
- the fliR gene encoding flagellar biosynthetic protein FliR, with protein sequence MELVEFFGADKVITFMLLFARLSGLIVFFPFFSHNQIPLSVKTLLVFALCVVLFPLSHAHEHAINFLIMEILTEAMLGLCAGLLLNIVFAILQMAGEQISMIMGFSMASVLDPQTGTNSPVIANILNFIALLAFLMLDGHHLILQFYSTSLSAIPLGDFYPRSGVMSYALKLFGNLFMFGFVLAFPIIALSILSDAIFGMLMKTMPQFNLLVVGYPIKVSIGFSVLIAILAGIIKIITDMMVQILNDMPALFF encoded by the coding sequence ATGGAACTAGTCGAGTTTTTTGGAGCAGATAAAGTCATAACTTTCATGCTCCTTTTTGCACGTCTTAGTGGGCTTATCGTATTTTTTCCATTTTTTTCTCACAATCAAATCCCACTTAGTGTAAAAACTTTGCTAGTTTTCGCCCTTTGTGTCGTGCTTTTTCCGCTCTCACATGCTCATGAGCATGCTATAAATTTTTTGATTATGGAAATTTTAACTGAGGCTATGCTTGGACTTTGTGCTGGACTTTTGCTAAATATCGTTTTTGCCATACTTCAAATGGCTGGCGAGCAAATCTCGATGATTATGGGTTTTTCGATGGCTTCAGTGCTTGATCCGCAAACTGGTACAAATTCGCCAGTAATTGCAAATATTCTAAATTTCATCGCACTTCTTGCATTTTTGATGCTTGATGGGCACCATTTAATATTGCAGTTTTATTCCACTTCTCTTTCTGCTATACCGCTTGGGGATTTTTATCCAAGAAGCGGTGTGATGAGCTACGCCCTAAAGCTTTTTGGCAATCTTTTTATGTTTGGATTTGTTCTGGCTTTTCCTATTATCGCGCTTTCTATACTTTCAGATGCTATTTTTGGCATGCTTATGAAAACCATGCCACAATTTAACCTATTGGTTGTTGGCTATCCTATTAAAGTGAGCATTGGCTTTTCGGTTTTGATAGCTATTTTAGCCGGCATTATAAAAATCATAACTGATATGATGGTGCAGATTTTAAACGATATGCCAGCACTATTTTTTTAA
- the gpmI gene encoding 2,3-bisphosphoglycerate-independent phosphoglycerate mutase encodes MSQKTILIITDGIGFNKNSEFNAFNAAKKPNYDRFFTEIPNSLIKTSGNAVGLPEGQMGNSEVGHMCIGSGRVLYQNLVKISRSFVDGSIAEDEALKALFKKCKRVHVIGLYSDGGVHSHMEHFDGMCELASKNGCEVFAHAITDGRDVSPNSGVNFIKSLEAKFKVATVCGRFYAMDRDKRWERIKEAYESLVNGANLSALTPSEYLQKSYDEGVTDEFVKPASFNGFKGIGEDDGVIVINFRNDRAREICEALGGEKFSEFERPFAIKNLITMTEYDANFKFEVLFKNEKIKNTLSEVIAAAGLRQLHTAETEKYAHVTFFFNGGVEELASNETRVLIPSPKVKTYDEKPEMSAAEVCKAVLKGMDYEQDFIVVNFANGDMVGHTGNYDAAIKAVEAVDTALGEIYTKAKEKNYAMIITSDHGNCEEMRDSSGELLTNHTTYDVFCFVMADGVKKVKNGGLNNIAPSVLKIMGLEIPAEMDEALI; translated from the coding sequence ATGAGTCAAAAAACTATACTGATAATAACTGATGGCATTGGATTTAACAAAAACAGCGAATTTAACGCATTTAATGCTGCCAAAAAACCAAACTATGATAGATTTTTTACTGAAATTCCAAACTCGCTCATAAAAACTTCCGGAAATGCTGTTGGGCTACCTGAAGGACAGATGGGAAACAGCGAAGTAGGGCATATGTGCATAGGAAGCGGACGAGTTTTATATCAAAATTTAGTCAAAATTTCACGCAGCTTTGTTGACGGCTCGATAGCAGAAGATGAAGCATTAAAAGCTCTTTTTAAAAAGTGCAAAAGAGTCCACGTTATAGGGCTTTATAGCGACGGCGGTGTGCACTCTCATATGGAGCATTTTGATGGGATGTGTGAGCTTGCCAGTAAAAATGGCTGCGAGGTTTTTGCCCACGCTATCACAGACGGACGTGACGTCAGTCCAAATAGTGGCGTAAATTTTATAAAAAGCTTGGAGGCTAAATTTAAGGTAGCGACCGTTTGTGGAAGATTTTACGCAATGGATAGAGATAAGCGCTGGGAGCGCATAAAAGAAGCCTATGAGAGTTTAGTAAATGGAGCAAATTTAAGCGCTTTAACGCCAAGTGAGTATCTACAAAAAAGCTATGATGAGGGTGTGACTGACGAGTTTGTAAAGCCTGCAAGCTTTAATGGTTTTAAAGGCATAGGTGAAGATGATGGAGTGATTGTTATAAATTTTAGAAATGATAGAGCAAGAGAGATATGTGAGGCGCTAGGAGGTGAGAAATTTAGCGAGTTTGAGCGACCTTTTGCTATCAAAAATTTAATCACCATGACCGAATACGACGCAAATTTTAAATTTGAAGTACTATTTAAAAATGAAAAGATAAAAAACACTTTAAGCGAGGTCATAGCAGCGGCTGGACTAAGGCAGCTTCACACGGCTGAGACTGAAAAATATGCCCATGTAACATTTTTCTTTAATGGCGGCGTCGAGGAGCTAGCTAGTAACGAAACTAGGGTGCTCATCCCTAGTCCAAAGGTCAAAACCTACGATGAAAAGCCAGAGATGAGCGCTGCAGAGGTTTGCAAAGCTGTGCTAAAAGGTATGGATTATGAACAAGACTTCATCGTAGTAAATTTTGCAAATGGCGATATGGTGGGCCACACTGGCAACTATGATGCAGCTATAAAAGCAGTTGAAGCAGTGGATACGGCTCTTGGAGAAATTTACACTAAAGCAAAAGAGAAAAACTATGCGATGATCATCACGAGTGATCACGGAAACTGCGAAGAGATGCGCGATAGCAGTGGTGAGCTACTGACAAACCACACAACTTATGATGTCTTTTGTTTTGTGATGGCTGATGGCGTAAAAAAGGTAAAAAATGGCGGTCTAAACAACATCGCTCCTAGTGTTTTAAAGATCATGGGGCTTGAAATTCCAGCTGAGATGGACGAGGCGTTAATATAA